The sequence below is a genomic window from Cryptosporidium parvum Iowa II chromosome 6, whole genome shotgun sequence.
taattaacaaaaattgaGTTTATATAAATTCTCCACacttttttgaaaatataaatatatctaagatattatatttacatATTAGTTGtaactttaaataaataattataattatagttaatttatttccaatatttagTTTACTCATGAAATTTAAGATATTTACTAAAAGTAGatcaaattcaagaattCATACTCCAAAACTTATTGAAGAAAgtttttttgatatttataaagatgatttatttaaaaaccaattaataacaattaATGCAGTTTTAGAATCTGATgatgatttttttgaagaagaagaagaggaagatatttattataataatgattataACTTGGAggaaaattcaaaagatttatggattaaattaaatgaattgaAGATAGAGGAATGTACTGAAGATgatttgaatgaaaataaattaatttcaaaagaaattcaggataataataataatgatttaaccagaaataaaaaaaaagatgattttcttgaatataaagaattacTTGATAAAATAAATCCAGAATTTGAAACAAGTATagttaaattaaatgaagaagatgaaattaaCCAATTAAGaacttcaatatttaaaaaattggatATATTAGAGAATGaagtaatgaaaataagaagTCAAAATGTTATTCCAACAACAAtgaaaaatgaattatatcacagtaatattgatataaatattcaagataTATTGAGTAATATAGGTAAACAATTTATTGATggtttaaataatattatagaAACTGGccattcaaaaatatttaaaaaatattctctGAAATTGAATGATATAAAGggtattattaatgaatataacCAGAatgaaatgaataaaataattaaccaaattgaaaatcaatcagaattattaaaaaataataataatgataatattattacttatgaaacattaaataatgtatTTCAATATGATACTCCAATTAAAGGTATAGGATACTGGTATGAACAAGGAATGAATAATACAATGGATGATCGTTGgtttatttcaaaattatcgAGTGGATCTTTTTTTGGTATATTAGATGGATATAATGGTAGTAATATAACATCACAACTTGAAAATCTTATAGTTACAGAATTGGATACAAATCttgataatgaaatttgtttaaataaaaataatttagcCAAAATCTTCTTAAAAACAATGCTAGCAATTGATAAAAAGATACTAGTAAATTTACCAAAAGAATCTTTAAATGTTGGTTCAGGCTTAATTTcatgttttattttttattcagAAACTGATGATCAAtatgtattattttcttgtaaTTTGGGTAATTGTAAAGGTTTTCTTTCAAGAAATAATgagataataaaatttcataatgaaaattttattaatagtaataataatgaaaatattgtaaataGTGCAATAGGATTTGGTTTTTATAAACCtccattaaaaaataagtttGAAGTTGATAATGTACCACAAGTAATTAgtattgatttattttctgattctgataaatttattataattgcAACTGATAGTATTTGGCAAGTTTttcaagaagaagaattaaatgatatGGCAACATGTATATTAAATGAGgtttattcaaaatatccAACActtaataaacaaataatttcaacAATAATTTCACATTCCATTGTAACAGAATCTTTGCTTAGAGGTGTAACTGATAATCAAATTTGTATGGTggtattattaaattagaatatatttacttgaaatataatttagaattttaattatttattaattgataGTGAATTAATGATTTCATCCAGTTTAATATGGAAATTTCTTGCTGATTTAATAGTCTCTAATATAGGTAAACATATACTTCTTATAGTATTTGAAGATTGTCCAAATGTACTTAATGAAGATGCTgagatatttttattatcatgCACaagtaattcaatattatgagtaattttatttaatgattcaatagtttttcttctttcatcattatctttTGGAGATAATGATAATCCCCAAAAGtactttaataattcaatagcTTGTATATGTTCTTGTTGTATTTGTTGCATCCAAATAGgcttttcttctttaatttgatcgatattattatcagattgattattttgtaattcaaaaagaatttgatttttagaatcaatttcattactttttttttgtattaaattatttttattaaacaaTCCAAGTTGATTAATTTGTTCATGTTGTATTTGTTTTGTACagtttaataatacattCCTGGAAATTggattattaaataaagaatcatggtcattcttattatttttatttgttttattaaaattgaatttaacTCTTCgagtattattattattattatcttcttcttcttttttcatattaacatctaatttatttctggatgatgagaaaaaattaacagGATTAATATCCAAAAGTTGACTATTACTATTTGCATTGCTTGGATGTTGTTTAGtttgtaaataattttgtgaatattcaaaatccAATTCATTTTGTCTATTAAATACTGCATTATTACCAGAATTCGtaaattcaagaattttaGCTCCATGACaattaaatctttcaaagaatcctgtattaatatttgcaCTTTTTTCAGAtgcaatatttaaatcattatcaATTAATGTACCATATcctatttttttataagtatcattatttaatagaTTGATTTCAGAACTAACATAATTTCCAAGTAATTCACTTATTCCATTTGTTTGGTTaccattattatcattattattactactaCTATTAAGTGTATTCAACtcatataataattcttctcCTTTAGGAATCTCACCAATCATTAATGTATCACTATTATTAGGTACCGTAGTTCCGTGCCCAAGtatatcaaaaaataatggtGATTGTATAATACGATTCcaaaattcttcttctgtCAAACGATGTGGAACgtatttctttaatttttgttttaattgaTGGCATTTCTTCAAGAATTGACTTTAAATCATCGGCAGTAATTGTTACATCAATACCTCCAGAATTTGTGATACTAACTTTTGGTGGccttttcaaaaaaaaatcagaaTTTTCAACTCCTTTTTCTTGTGTTTTTGATAAAAGTATATCTTGATGATGcatttgaataaaagaTTCTAAAGACATACTTCCTGTAAGCACTAAACTCTTATAAATTTGATCCAATTCAGGCTTATATCGtaataattgattcaaatcATCGTATATAGAGTGACTTTCCTTTTGGcttaacttttttttcaatgaCTATTCTTTTATTGACATTTTTCTcaactttattaaattctaatattttattttcaattgaatTAGAGTTTTCAgattgttttttttctttaagcTCTKGAAGTTTTWTATATCTTTCAATAGCTTTACTATGGCAATCTGATATTAA
It includes:
- a CDS encoding PP2Cc like protein phosphatase, with translation MKFKIFTKSRSNSRIHTPKLIEESFFDIYKDDLFKNQLITINAVLESDDDFFEEEEEEDIYYNNDYNLEENSKDLWIKLNELKIEECTEDDLNENKLISKEIQDNNNNDLTRNKKKDDFLEYKELLDKINPEFETSIVKLNEEDEINQLRTSIFKKLDILENEVMKIRSQNVIPTTMKNELYHSNIDINIQDILSNIGKQFIDGLNNIIETGHSKIFKKYSLKLNDIKGIINEYNQNEMNKIINQIENQSELLKNNNNDNIITYETLNNVFQYDTPIKGIGYWYEQGMNNTMDDRWFISKLSSGSFFGILDGYNGSNITSQLENLIVTELDTNLDNEICLNKNNLAKIFLKTMLAIDKKILVNLPKESLNVGSGLISCFIFYSETDDQYVLFSCNLGNCKGFLSRNNEIIKFHNENFINSNNNENIVNSAIGFGFYKPPLKNKFEVDNVPQVISIDLFSDSDKFIIIATDSIWQVFQEEELNDMATCILNEVYSKYPTLNKQIISTIISHSIVTESLLRGVTDNQICMVVLLN